CGGACGGGTGACCTCGGCCCCCGGGGCGCGGAGCACGTCCATGCCGCCGATCCGGCCGACGGCCGGGACGGCCGGGCCGACGACGCCCTTGGAGAAGCGCACCACGGTCGGCGCGTCCTTGACGAGAACGGCCTCGTTCAGCTGGGCGCGCAGCTGCTCCGCGTCGCGCGGGGCGGCGAGGCGCAGGCCCGGGACGACCTGGAGGATGGACATGTCCCACATGCCGTTGTGGGAGGCGCCGTCGGTGCCGGTGACCCCGGCCCGGTCCAGGACGAAGGTGACCCCGCACTTGTGCAGGGCCACGTCCATCAGGACCTGGTCGAAGGCTCGGTTGAGGAAGGTGGCGTACACCGCGAAGACCGGGTGAGCGCCGCCGGTCGCCAGGCCCGCCGCCGAGGTGGCGCCGTGCTGCTCGGCGATGCCGACGTCGAAGATGCGGTCGGGGTAGGCGTCCGCGAACTTCTTCAGGCCGACCGGCTGGAGCATGGCCGCGGTGATCGCGACGATGTCCTTGCGCTCCTTGCCGAGCTTGACCATCTCGTCGGCGAAGACGGAGGTCCAGCTGGCCGCGTCGGTGGTGACCGGCAGGCCGGTGTCCGGGTGGATGACGCCGACCGCGTGGAAACGGTCCGCCTCGTCCTGGACGGCGGGCTCGTAGCCCCGGCCCTTCTGGGTGAGGCAGTGGACGATGACCGGGCCGCTAAAGCGCTTGGCCCGCTGCAGGGCGGACTCCAGGGCCTCGATGTCGTGGCCGTCGATGGGCCCGATGTACTTCAGGCCCAGGTCCTCGAACATGCCCTGCGGGGCGATGAAGTCCTTGAGGCCCTTCTTCGCGCCGTGCAGGGTCTCGTAGAGCGGCTTGCCGACGACCGGCGTGCGCTCCAGGAGGTCCTTGCCGCGGGCCAGGAAGCGCTCGTAGCCGTCCGTGGTGCGCAGGGTCGCCAGGTGGTTCGCGAGGCCGCCGATGGTGGGGCCGTACGAGCGCTCGTTGTCGTTGACGACGATGACGAGCGGGCGGTCCTTGGCGGCGGCG
This genomic window from Streptomyces sp. NBC_01351 contains:
- the dxs gene encoding 1-deoxy-D-xylulose-5-phosphate synthase; this encodes MLLTRIKGPRDLDRLSQEELEQLAAEIRSFLVDAVSKTGGHLGPNLGVVELTIALHRVFDSPKDKVLFDTGHQAYVHKLLTGRQDFAGLRTKGGLSGYPSRAESDHDVIENSHASTVLGWADGIAKANEVLGREDHHVAAVIGDGALTGGMAWEALNNIAAAKDRPLVIVVNDNERSYGPTIGGLANHLATLRTTDGYERFLARGKDLLERTPVVGKPLYETLHGAKKGLKDFIAPQGMFEDLGLKYIGPIDGHDIEALESALQRAKRFSGPVIVHCLTQKGRGYEPAVQDEADRFHAVGVIHPDTGLPVTTDAASWTSVFADEMVKLGKERKDIVAITAAMLQPVGLKKFADAYPDRIFDVGIAEQHGATSAAGLATGGAHPVFAVYATFLNRAFDQVLMDVALHKCGVTFVLDRAGVTGTDGASHNGMWDMSILQVVPGLRLAAPRDAEQLRAQLNEAVLVKDAPTVVRFSKGVVGPAVPAVGRIGGMDVLRAPGAEVTRPDVLLVSVGALAPMCLEIADLLDRQGISTTVVDPRWVKPVDEALAPLADRHRVVVTVEDNSRAGGVGSAVAQALRDAGVDVPLRDFGIPQRFLDHASRKEVMAEIGLTAPDIARQVTGLVAKLDGRYDSEPAAAVD